In Corynebacterium afermentans subsp. afermentans, a genomic segment contains:
- a CDS encoding pyridoxal phosphate-dependent aminotransferase — protein sequence MSEPLKKHRHFDQADKLKNVSYDIRGPVSATAEKMERDGHTILKLNTGNPAVFGFEAPDVIMRDMIANLPTSQGYTTSKGITSARRAVVTRYEMIDGFPPFDIDDVYLGNGVSELISMTTQALLNDGDEILIPAPDYPLWTAASTLAGGKVVHYMCDEEDDWNPSLEDIREKVTDRTKAIVVINPNNPTGAVYSREVLEGIADIAREHELMVLSDEIYDRVLYDGASHISMAEIAPDLVCITFNGLSKAYRVCGYRAGWMVITGPKRRAAGFIEGLDLLSGTRLCANVPGQHAIQVALGGRQSIYELTAEGGRLHKQRNVAVRKLREIPGVSVVEPKGALYCFPKIDAEMYNIHDDERFMLDLLKSEKILMVQGTGFNYPTPDHFRVVTLPWASQLENAIERLGNFLVDYHQH from the coding sequence ATGAGTGAGCCACTGAAGAAGCACCGCCATTTCGACCAGGCGGACAAACTGAAAAACGTCTCCTACGACATCCGCGGGCCGGTGAGCGCCACCGCCGAGAAGATGGAGCGCGACGGCCACACCATCTTGAAGCTCAACACCGGCAACCCGGCCGTGTTCGGCTTCGAGGCGCCGGACGTGATCATGCGCGACATGATTGCCAACCTACCCACCTCACAGGGCTACACCACCTCCAAGGGCATCACGTCCGCACGCCGCGCGGTGGTTACGCGCTACGAGATGATCGACGGCTTCCCGCCCTTCGACATCGACGACGTTTACCTGGGCAACGGCGTGTCCGAGCTGATCAGCATGACCACCCAGGCGCTGCTCAACGACGGCGACGAAATCCTCATCCCCGCCCCCGACTACCCACTGTGGACCGCCGCGTCCACGCTCGCCGGCGGCAAAGTCGTGCACTACATGTGCGACGAAGAGGACGATTGGAACCCCTCGCTCGAGGACATCAGGGAGAAAGTCACCGACCGCACCAAGGCGATCGTGGTGATCAACCCGAACAACCCCACCGGCGCCGTGTACTCGCGCGAGGTGCTCGAAGGCATCGCCGACATCGCCCGCGAGCACGAGCTCATGGTGCTTTCCGACGAAATCTACGATCGCGTACTTTACGACGGAGCTTCGCACATCTCCATGGCAGAAATCGCCCCGGATCTCGTGTGCATCACCTTCAACGGCCTGTCCAAGGCGTACCGGGTGTGCGGCTACCGCGCCGGCTGGATGGTTATCACGGGCCCAAAGCGCCGCGCCGCCGGCTTCATCGAAGGCCTCGACCTGCTTTCGGGGACCAGGTTGTGCGCGAACGTGCCCGGACAGCACGCCATCCAGGTGGCTCTTGGCGGCCGGCAGTCCATCTACGAACTCACCGCCGAAGGCGGGCGCCTGCACAAGCAACGCAACGTCGCAGTGCGAAAGCTCCGCGAAATCCCCGGTGTGTCCGTGGTGGAGCCGAAGGGTGCGCTGTACTGCTTCCCCAAGATCGACGCGGAGATGTACAACATCCACGACGACGAGAGGTTCATGCTGGACCTGCTCAAATCCGAAAAGATCCTCATGGTCCAGGGCACCGGCTTCAACTACCCCACCCCGGACCACTTCCGCGTGGTCACGCTGCCGTGGGCGTCGCAGTTGGAAAACGCCATCGAACGCCTGGGCAACTTCCTGGTGGACTACCACCAGCACTAG
- a CDS encoding FMN-binding glutamate synthase family protein encodes MSKEKSGKFAKGALGAAAAALGGVAIHDLTQTKYPILRNYPVLGHMRYLLTDIGPELRQYFIERDWDGRPFNRDQRNAIYERAKGKQSETSFGTVQDVYDSNHEHLVHSIAPVEEPAEPPRALVGGKDCTKPYSISMLNVSSMSFGSLSKNAVRSLNKGAAMGGFAHNTGEGGISPYHQENGGDLVWQMGTGYFGARTEDGGFDPAKFRDKAQDDQVKMVELKLSQGAKPGIGGVLPADKITKEVSEIRGVPMGVDCISPAAHRVFTTPVELIEFIAKMRELSGGKPAGFKMCVSSRREVLAICKAIRTVGTAPDFIVVDGSEGGTGAAPIDFEDHMGMPLTHGLMLMHNALVGTGLRDQIKIGASGKVSGGSDIVMRMIQGADYTNSARAMMMATGCIQAQRCHTGECPTGVATQDPRRNRAIVVEDKSKAVYNFQKTTVNTAVRLMASMGVADPSELTPHMLRRSVSPTESRSYASIYEWLRPGQLLEDAPSIWAPDWKAASPDTFRPVA; translated from the coding sequence ATGTCCAAGGAGAAGTCAGGAAAGTTTGCCAAGGGCGCCCTGGGCGCGGCCGCAGCAGCGCTGGGTGGTGTCGCCATTCACGACCTCACACAGACCAAATACCCGATTCTGCGCAACTACCCCGTTTTGGGGCACATGCGCTACCTGCTCACGGACATCGGTCCGGAGCTGCGCCAGTACTTCATCGAACGCGACTGGGACGGCCGCCCCTTCAACCGCGACCAGCGCAACGCCATCTACGAGCGTGCGAAGGGCAAGCAGAGTGAGACGTCGTTCGGCACCGTCCAGGACGTCTACGACTCCAACCACGAGCACCTCGTGCACTCCATCGCCCCGGTGGAGGAGCCGGCCGAGCCGCCCCGCGCGCTCGTGGGTGGCAAGGACTGCACCAAGCCGTACTCCATCTCCATGCTGAACGTGTCCTCGATGAGCTTCGGCTCGCTGTCCAAAAACGCCGTGCGCTCTCTGAACAAGGGTGCGGCCATGGGTGGGTTCGCCCACAACACCGGCGAGGGCGGCATCTCCCCGTACCACCAGGAAAATGGCGGCGACCTGGTCTGGCAGATGGGTACCGGCTACTTCGGCGCCCGCACCGAGGACGGCGGCTTCGACCCGGCCAAGTTCCGCGACAAAGCGCAGGACGACCAGGTCAAGATGGTGGAGCTGAAGCTCAGCCAGGGTGCCAAGCCCGGCATCGGCGGCGTGCTGCCGGCGGACAAGATCACCAAGGAAGTCTCCGAGATCCGCGGCGTGCCCATGGGCGTGGACTGCATCAGCCCGGCGGCGCACCGCGTGTTCACCACCCCGGTCGAGCTCATCGAGTTCATTGCCAAGATGCGCGAGCTTTCCGGTGGCAAGCCGGCGGGATTCAAGATGTGCGTCAGCAGCCGCAGGGAAGTGCTGGCCATCTGCAAGGCCATCCGCACTGTCGGCACCGCGCCCGACTTCATCGTGGTGGACGGCTCCGAAGGCGGCACCGGTGCTGCGCCCATCGACTTCGAAGACCACATGGGCATGCCGCTGACCCACGGCCTGATGCTGATGCACAACGCGCTCGTGGGCACTGGGCTTCGCGACCAGATCAAGATCGGCGCCTCCGGCAAAGTCTCCGGCGGCTCCGACATCGTCATGCGGATGATCCAGGGCGCGGACTACACCAACTCCGCCCGCGCCATGATGATGGCCACCGGCTGCATCCAGGCCCAGCGCTGCCACACCGGCGAATGCCCCACGGGCGTGGCCACCCAGGACCCGCGCCGCAACCGCGCCATCGTGGTGGAGGACAAGTCCAAGGCGGTCTACAACTTCCAGAAGACCACCGTCAACACTGCCGTGCGCCTCATGGCGTCCATGGGTGTCGCCGACCCGTCCGAGCTCACCCCGCACATGCTGCGCCGCAGCGTCTCGCCGACCGAGTCGCGCTCCTACGCATCCATCTACGAGTGGCTGCGCCCGGGGCAACTGCTTGAAGACGCCCCCTCGATCTGGGCCCCCGACTGGAAAGCCGCCTCCCCGGACACCTTCCGCCCGGTGGCGTAG
- a CDS encoding UDP-glucose dehydrogenase family protein, with the protein MRMTVIGTGYLGATHAACMAELGHEVLGVDVDETKIEALKNSKVPFYEPGLPEVLERNIDAGRLGFTTDYAEAAAFANVHFIGVGTPQQRGSYAADTRYVEAVIDALVPQLEGEHLILGKSTVPVGTAAALQGRADKLAAANGNKASVEIAWNPEFLREGYAVKDTIEPDRIVLGHRAENSRAEEIAREVYATPLENDTPFIVTDLQTAELVKVSANAFLATKISFINAVSEVCENVGADVTQLADAIGYDDRIGRKFLGAGLGFGGGCLPKDIRAFMARAGEVGADQALTFLREVDAINMRRRQRVIDLAREELGSVIGRNITVLGAAFKPNSDDVRDSPALAVAGQLSLAGASVRVYDPQGMDNARKVFPTLDYATSLEDALRGAELVILATEWQEFKEMDPRWAAELVAKQLLIDGRNVLNVTDWQNTGWQLRALGRTL; encoded by the coding sequence ATGCGGATGACTGTGATTGGCACTGGTTACCTCGGCGCGACGCATGCGGCGTGCATGGCTGAACTCGGCCACGAGGTGCTGGGCGTAGACGTTGACGAAACCAAGATCGAGGCGCTGAAGAACTCCAAAGTGCCGTTCTACGAGCCGGGCTTGCCCGAGGTGCTCGAGCGCAACATCGACGCAGGACGCCTTGGCTTTACGACGGACTACGCCGAGGCCGCCGCCTTCGCGAACGTGCACTTCATCGGTGTGGGCACCCCGCAGCAGCGCGGCTCCTACGCGGCCGACACCCGCTACGTCGAGGCCGTCATCGACGCCCTGGTGCCCCAGCTCGAGGGCGAGCACCTGATCCTGGGCAAGTCCACCGTGCCGGTCGGCACCGCTGCCGCCCTGCAGGGGCGCGCCGACAAACTCGCCGCCGCCAACGGCAACAAGGCCAGCGTCGAGATCGCCTGGAACCCGGAGTTCCTCCGCGAGGGCTACGCCGTGAAAGACACCATCGAGCCGGACCGCATCGTACTGGGGCACCGCGCCGAGAACTCCCGCGCGGAGGAGATCGCCCGCGAGGTGTACGCCACCCCGCTGGAAAACGACACCCCGTTTATCGTGACGGATTTGCAGACCGCGGAGCTGGTGAAAGTCTCCGCCAACGCCTTCCTCGCCACGAAAATCTCGTTTATCAACGCCGTGTCCGAGGTCTGCGAGAACGTCGGTGCGGACGTGACCCAGCTTGCGGACGCCATCGGCTACGACGACCGCATCGGCCGGAAGTTCCTCGGCGCCGGCCTCGGTTTCGGCGGCGGCTGCCTGCCCAAGGACATCCGCGCGTTCATGGCACGCGCCGGCGAGGTCGGCGCCGATCAGGCACTGACCTTCCTGCGCGAGGTGGATGCGATCAACATGCGCCGCCGCCAGCGCGTGATCGACTTAGCCCGCGAGGAGCTCGGCAGCGTCATCGGCCGCAACATCACCGTGCTCGGTGCCGCGTTCAAGCCGAACTCGGACGACGTGCGCGACTCGCCGGCACTGGCTGTGGCCGGCCAGCTTTCGCTCGCCGGCGCTTCCGTGCGCGTCTACGACCCGCAGGGCATGGACAACGCCCGCAAGGTCTTCCCCACCCTCGACTACGCCACCAGCCTCGAGGACGCACTGCGCGGCGCGGAACTGGTCATCCTCGCCACCGAGTGGCAGGAGTTCAAGGAAATGGACCCGCGGTGGGCGGCGGAGCTCGTCGCAAAGCAATTGCTTATCGACGGACGAAACGTCCTCAACGTCACCGACTGGCAAAACACTGGCTGGCAGCTCCGCGCCCTGGGTCGGACCCTGTAG
- a CDS encoding Fic family protein, which yields MDNYKNLKTVFHKSPNGQRAAEAEYISRFSSPAALHWDFTVGKHQLFAVLTAEIQSLLEQVWRTELRISHKWSTLPGVAGSHYLTGLLIEEIKATNQIEGVHSTRKEIAEALTRPSTGPHKRFREMVAFYESLLNPNDRPEFPRTPASLRAEYDKLLAKEIDEADRPDGQLFRAGTVEIHDGMKGVHKAPLGEDNIEERMRTFLDTQQDETHVLINALVGHFIFEYTHPFYDGNGRMGRFLLAFKALEVLSPPTSMSLSQQFSLQRKKYYAAFVETENAMNYGEGTFFLKAILEMLIDAQNDLETSLDQKHSQLRSLQEVLSSVNRDEYERDLLFLAAQAFLFSPELPFPLKEAVSAMGRSWNTVRPVAERLEAEGLIQSASKRPLTLELTSQGREYLRLSEY from the coding sequence ATGGACAACTACAAAAACCTGAAGACAGTGTTTCACAAATCCCCAAACGGCCAACGGGCTGCAGAGGCGGAGTACATCTCCCGATTTTCATCCCCAGCTGCGCTTCATTGGGACTTCACAGTAGGCAAACATCAACTTTTCGCGGTACTAACTGCGGAGATTCAGTCGCTTTTGGAGCAGGTCTGGAGGACGGAGCTCCGAATTTCCCACAAGTGGTCCACGCTTCCAGGCGTAGCAGGTAGCCACTACCTGACTGGCCTGCTCATTGAGGAAATCAAAGCGACCAATCAGATTGAGGGCGTGCATTCGACCCGTAAAGAAATTGCGGAAGCCCTAACCCGCCCCTCAACCGGACCGCATAAGCGTTTTCGCGAAATGGTTGCCTTCTACGAGTCGCTGCTTAACCCTAATGATCGACCAGAGTTCCCGCGGACTCCCGCATCCCTCCGCGCTGAATACGACAAGTTACTTGCGAAAGAAATCGATGAAGCGGATCGTCCCGACGGGCAATTGTTCCGAGCAGGAACAGTAGAGATTCACGATGGCATGAAGGGAGTTCACAAAGCTCCCCTCGGCGAAGACAACATTGAAGAGCGCATGCGGACGTTCCTAGACACCCAACAAGATGAAACCCATGTCCTCATCAACGCGCTCGTCGGCCACTTCATCTTTGAGTACACTCACCCGTTTTACGACGGTAACGGCCGTATGGGACGCTTTCTTCTCGCATTCAAGGCCCTCGAGGTCCTTTCTCCACCGACCTCGATGTCCCTCTCTCAACAGTTCTCGCTCCAGAGGAAGAAGTACTACGCGGCTTTCGTAGAGACGGAAAACGCGATGAACTACGGGGAGGGAACTTTCTTCCTCAAAGCCATTCTCGAGATGCTGATCGATGCTCAGAATGACCTGGAGACATCACTGGATCAAAAGCATTCCCAGTTACGTAGTTTGCAGGAGGTTTTATCCTCGGTAAATCGAGACGAATACGAACGCGACTTACTTTTCTTAGCCGCGCAGGCATTTCTTTTTAGCCCGGAGCTCCCCTTCCCCCTCAAAGAAGCAGTTTCAGCAATGGGGCGCTCTTGGAACACCGTCCGACCCGTTGCAGAACGCCTGGAGGCGGAGGGCCTAATCCAATCCGCATCCAAGCGTCCGCTCACGCTCGAACTCACTTCTCAGGGCCGTGAATACTTGCGTTTGTCAGAGTACTGA
- the dcd gene encoding dCTP deaminase: MLLSDHDIRDAIDSGHLGIDPFDAELIQPSSIDVRIDKFFRVFNNSKYTHIDPKQEMPDLTTLVEVPDGDAFVLHPGEFVLASTLECFTLPTDLAGRLEGKSSLGRLGLLTHSTAGFIDPGFSGHITLELSNVANLPIVLWPGMRVGQLALFNMTSPADTPYGSGKLGSKYQGQRGPTPSKAYLNFR, encoded by the coding sequence GTGTTGCTTTCAGATCACGACATCCGCGATGCCATTGACTCCGGCCACCTCGGTATCGACCCATTCGACGCCGAGCTTATTCAGCCGAGTTCGATCGATGTGCGCATTGACAAGTTCTTCCGCGTTTTCAACAACTCGAAGTACACGCACATCGACCCGAAGCAGGAGATGCCGGATCTAACCACGCTCGTTGAGGTGCCGGACGGCGACGCGTTTGTCCTGCACCCCGGCGAGTTCGTACTCGCCTCCACCCTCGAGTGCTTCACGCTGCCCACGGACCTGGCGGGCCGCCTCGAGGGCAAGTCCTCCCTTGGCCGCCTGGGACTGCTCACGCACTCCACCGCGGGCTTCATCGACCCGGGCTTTTCGGGCCACATCACCTTGGAGCTATCCAACGTGGCCAATTTGCCCATCGTCTTGTGGCCGGGCATGAGGGTCGGCCAGCTCGCGCTGTTCAACATGACCTCGCCCGCGGACACCCCGTACGGCTCCGGCAAGCTCGGCTCGAAGTACCAGGGCCAGCGCGGCCCAACCCCGTCGAAGGCGTACCTGAACTTCCGGTAG
- a CDS encoding serine aminopeptidase domain-containing protein, with product MKLSSAMMTLAAGYGAVRGLQNRPAMPFNDRNFQPTHPTPVMYVHGINSRTAAFESNAHRLREQGFWVWGYDYGDMIAPGFFGAGDLSSIVGDVEDHVDRVLRKTGAEQVDIVAHSQGALMTKLFISRGGAAKVRRVVAMGGNFHGTDFRGLAGRMGEIASKHPRLTALFAPGAAQQLAGSAWLREFASGPDTVPGIVYTSIYSPADTVVTPASASMLQAAPGADVANIDSGQWYDGYAPYHALMPRDPLYAELTAWGLLRDVGDHVPPASFD from the coding sequence ATGAAACTGAGCAGTGCGATGATGACACTGGCGGCCGGGTACGGGGCGGTGCGCGGGCTGCAAAACCGGCCGGCAATGCCGTTCAACGACCGGAATTTTCAGCCCACACACCCCACGCCGGTGATGTATGTACACGGCATTAACTCGCGCACCGCAGCGTTTGAGTCGAACGCTCATAGACTGCGCGAGCAGGGGTTTTGGGTATGGGGGTACGACTACGGCGACATGATTGCGCCGGGGTTCTTCGGCGCAGGCGACCTCAGTTCCATCGTCGGCGACGTGGAGGACCACGTGGACCGCGTACTGCGGAAAACCGGGGCGGAGCAGGTGGATATTGTGGCGCACTCGCAGGGCGCGCTGATGACCAAGCTGTTCATCTCGCGCGGTGGTGCGGCGAAGGTGCGGCGCGTGGTGGCGATGGGCGGCAACTTCCACGGCACCGACTTCCGCGGGCTGGCCGGGAGGATGGGCGAGATCGCCTCGAAGCACCCGCGCCTCACCGCGCTGTTCGCCCCGGGAGCGGCGCAGCAGCTCGCTGGTTCCGCCTGGTTGCGCGAGTTCGCGAGCGGCCCGGACACCGTTCCGGGAATCGTGTACACCTCCATTTACTCGCCGGCGGACACCGTGGTCACGCCCGCGTCCGCGTCGATGCTTCAGGCCGCGCCGGGGGCGGATGTGGCGAACATCGACTCCGGGCAGTGGTACGACGGCTACGCGCCCTACCACGCGCTCATGCCGCGCGATCCGCTCTACGCGGAGCTCACCGCGTGGGGGCTGCTACGCGACGTGGGCGACCATGTGCCGCCTGCAAGTTTCGACTGA
- a CDS encoding HNH endonuclease signature motif containing protein has product MTTVIDHHVDQLVDSLKALEALMMQPESLHLLSTHQAMERLHAALPLLSNANIAFAHLCERDEAGRLVGANHPVEYLTKQLGLPRAEAFSLLNQAKTMFGEVEVPTPPSDPLMDEEDRKKQAEEEERRKEEARKAKERARKAAAKANTEKKRIIERALMQLNEHSDPGHDEIYAQALEAAETMSAEELRKHVNTLVKRANRRGRDYEGNKDPLAAFKKRTMIFGEEDSDGGSWGQIYFDKASRAAFEAALAAGESPGANLPPGAEDKRTRGQRRFDQLMDIVNDHANSSAVARKGIGTVVMTLTLDDLMGADAYTEFATNTSVSLTALDMVRLGLAGDSFALQLDSCTGVPLSLGRARLASVEQKLVLLAMQQVCAWTGCTKPGVELEAHHIQSYLHGGLTDLENLVLLCREHHMCNNDNRDGAGGKGYFDKDPSTWDITHHPADGGPPTPTATHQYQQSPGQRTIRRVRKKYPAFDDPPNQTTTDPPLFDLGDGSRAGPDRGGNTA; this is encoded by the coding sequence ATGACCACCGTGATTGACCACCACGTGGATCAGCTCGTCGATAGCCTCAAAGCTCTCGAGGCGCTCATGATGCAGCCCGAATCCCTCCACCTGTTGTCCACGCACCAGGCGATGGAGCGGCTGCACGCGGCGCTGCCGCTGCTGTCCAACGCGAACATCGCGTTTGCGCACCTGTGCGAGCGCGACGAGGCGGGACGGCTGGTCGGCGCGAACCACCCAGTGGAGTATTTGACCAAGCAGCTCGGACTCCCGCGGGCCGAGGCCTTTAGCCTGCTCAACCAGGCGAAGACGATGTTCGGCGAGGTCGAGGTGCCGACGCCGCCCTCGGATCCGCTGATGGACGAGGAAGACCGCAAGAAGCAAGCAGAGGAAGAGGAGCGCCGCAAAGAAGAAGCGCGCAAGGCCAAAGAGCGCGCCCGGAAGGCGGCCGCGAAGGCCAACACGGAGAAGAAGCGCATCATCGAGCGGGCGCTGATGCAGCTCAACGAGCATTCGGACCCGGGCCACGACGAGATCTACGCGCAGGCGCTCGAGGCGGCGGAGACGATGTCCGCGGAAGAGCTGCGGAAGCACGTGAACACACTGGTCAAGCGCGCCAACCGCAGGGGCAGGGACTACGAGGGCAACAAGGACCCGCTCGCCGCGTTTAAGAAGCGCACCATGATCTTTGGCGAGGAGGACAGCGACGGCGGTTCCTGGGGGCAGATCTACTTCGACAAAGCCAGCCGCGCCGCGTTCGAAGCCGCGCTGGCCGCCGGCGAGTCGCCCGGGGCGAACCTGCCGCCCGGCGCCGAGGACAAGCGCACCCGCGGGCAACGGCGGTTCGACCAACTCATGGACATCGTTAACGACCACGCGAACTCATCGGCCGTGGCGCGCAAGGGCATCGGCACCGTGGTGATGACGCTGACGTTAGACGACCTCATGGGCGCGGACGCCTACACCGAGTTCGCCACCAACACCTCCGTGTCCTTGACCGCTCTGGACATGGTCCGGCTCGGGCTAGCGGGCGACTCGTTTGCCCTCCAGCTGGACTCCTGCACCGGGGTACCACTGTCCCTCGGGCGGGCGCGGTTGGCCAGCGTGGAGCAGAAACTGGTGCTGTTGGCCATGCAGCAGGTGTGCGCCTGGACCGGATGCACCAAGCCGGGCGTGGAACTGGAAGCCCACCACATCCAGTCGTACCTGCACGGCGGGCTCACGGACCTGGAAAACCTTGTCCTCCTGTGCCGCGAGCACCACATGTGCAACAACGACAACAGGGATGGCGCCGGCGGCAAGGGATATTTCGACAAAGACCCCTCCACCTGGGACATCACCCACCACCCCGCCGACGGTGGGCCACCGACACCAACCGCCACGCATCAGTACCAACAATCGCCTGGTCAGAGAACTATTCGGCGGGTGCGGAAGAAATACCCCGCGTTCGACGACCCGCCGAACCAGACCACCACCGATCCTCCGTTATTTGATCTCGGCGATGGGTCCAGGGCCGGCCCCGACCGGGGCGGAAACACAGCGTGA
- a CDS encoding VanW family protein, with amino-acid sequence MGRGTKITLGVLLGILAVALAIYLADLATHRGNVPRGTQVGGVDIGAMAPDEAREKLQAELGGVADKAVPVKAGEKSTEFIPAKSGLGIDFDATVDAAGIETANPVDRLRGLFTTREVDVVPTVDDKALGGQLDRMVEELHVDPIDGTIRVQGGKAETTDPKLGQDVDRAALRDEVTTGWLNPDGVELEPSQTQPAVNDDAMKAALGGPVRAALDGPITVTGKDGVAAAVPQDRIGEIVQFPAVEGRITPDVNLDATRTILGDQLAETEVEGKNARVLAGGGVEPSVDGSVVDWDATLAGFEKRLTGSEPRAWDAVYKDVPAQFTTEQAQNATFNDVVGSFTTSGYSGASGTNILLVAQTVNGAIVNPGETFSLNGYTGPRGPAQGYVESGIILNGRADTAVGGGISQFATTLYNASYFAGMTDVAHMPHSYYISRYPAGREATVYEGAIDLQFRNDSPYPVRIATSVGGGEVTVSLMGVKTVTVESVNGGRWAQTQPQPVNVSGSSCVPSSGAPGFTTSDTRIIYDLAGNERNRETQTTVYDPQPIVRCG; translated from the coding sequence ATGGGCCGCGGCACGAAAATAACGCTAGGTGTGCTTTTGGGCATCCTCGCCGTGGCGCTTGCGATCTACCTGGCGGACCTGGCCACCCACCGGGGCAACGTCCCCCGCGGTACTCAGGTCGGCGGCGTGGACATCGGTGCGATGGCGCCGGATGAGGCGCGCGAGAAGCTCCAAGCAGAACTCGGCGGTGTCGCCGACAAGGCCGTGCCCGTGAAGGCGGGGGAGAAGTCCACCGAGTTTATCCCTGCGAAGTCGGGCCTGGGCATCGACTTCGACGCCACGGTGGACGCCGCCGGCATCGAGACCGCCAACCCCGTGGACCGACTCCGCGGGTTGTTCACCACCCGAGAAGTGGACGTCGTGCCGACCGTCGACGACAAAGCCCTGGGCGGCCAGCTCGACCGCATGGTTGAAGAGCTGCACGTGGACCCCATCGACGGCACCATCCGTGTGCAGGGCGGCAAGGCCGAAACGACCGATCCGAAGCTGGGCCAGGACGTGGACCGCGCCGCCCTGCGCGACGAGGTCACCACCGGCTGGCTCAACCCAGACGGTGTCGAGTTGGAGCCGTCGCAGACGCAGCCCGCGGTCAACGACGACGCCATGAAGGCCGCGCTCGGCGGCCCCGTGCGCGCCGCCCTGGACGGCCCGATCACCGTCACCGGCAAGGACGGCGTCGCCGCCGCGGTGCCGCAGGACCGCATCGGGGAGATCGTGCAGTTCCCCGCAGTAGAAGGCCGCATCACACCTGATGTGAACCTCGATGCCACGCGCACCATCTTGGGCGACCAGCTCGCGGAGACCGAAGTGGAGGGCAAAAATGCCCGCGTGCTGGCCGGCGGCGGCGTCGAGCCGTCCGTGGACGGATCCGTGGTGGACTGGGACGCCACCCTCGCAGGATTTGAAAAGCGGCTGACCGGCAGCGAACCCCGTGCGTGGGACGCGGTGTACAAGGACGTGCCCGCGCAATTCACCACCGAACAGGCGCAAAACGCCACCTTCAACGACGTGGTCGGCTCGTTCACCACCAGCGGCTACTCGGGCGCGTCCGGCACCAACATTTTGCTGGTGGCCCAGACCGTCAACGGCGCGATTGTGAACCCGGGCGAGACGTTCTCCTTGAACGGCTACACCGGCCCGCGCGGTCCCGCGCAGGGGTACGTGGAGTCCGGCATCATCCTCAACGGGCGCGCGGATACCGCGGTCGGCGGCGGCATCTCTCAGTTCGCCACCACCTTGTATAACGCCTCCTACTTCGCCGGCATGACGGATGTGGCGCACATGCCGCACTCCTACTACATCTCCCGTTACCCGGCGGGCCGCGAGGCGACCGTGTACGAGGGTGCGATCGACCTGCAGTTCCGCAACGACAGTCCGTACCCGGTGCGCATTGCCACCAGTGTCGGCGGTGGGGAGGTCACGGTGAGCCTGATGGGTGTCAAGACCGTGACCGTCGAGTCTGTCAACGGTGGCCGGTGGGCGCAGACGCAGCCGCAGCCGGTGAACGTTTCCGGGTCGAGCTGCGTGCCGTCATCGGGCGCGCCGGGGTTCACTACGTCCGACACTCGCATCATCTACGACCTCGCCGGAAATGAGCGCAACCGGGAGACCCAGACCACGGTGTACGACCCGCAGCCGATCGTGCGTTGCGGTTAG